Within the Cryptococcus neoformans var. neoformans B-3501A chromosome 1, whole genome shotgun sequence genome, the region CCACTGCGCTCTTCGCCTCCATCACGATACCCTCGGGCCCACAAGCCACGACAGCCAATCCTCCGGCGTGACCCCTACCCTCCCCATGATGCTGCGTCTGAtgaccatcatcatcacccgTTATGAGTTCCCTGCCCTGTTCCAATAACGTCTCTTGAGCTTTGGTAAGTGGTAATGGCAAGGATTCCCGTACGAGTTGAGCGACTTCGGGGCGATAAGGTGAAAGGGTCGTCGAAGCTGGTAAGAGGGAAGGCGTGGAAGGTAAAGGATGTGGAGGGTCGGTAAGGTAGAGATTATAAGTCAATGTGAGGCGTAAACGTTGAGCAAGAGTGtaaaggtggagaagggaaggtgCGAGGGCTTCAATTGTACCTATGAGGATGTTAGGATGATGGCATATGGGAAGCAAAGATATTTGCTTACAAAGATCCTTGACTATCCAAGCTACATCTACCTTGGCCggtcctcttcccttttccctaACCCGAAGTGCTTCCTCTATACTACccaagatgaaggtgataccacttccacctccaactAGCAAAACACTCTCGTACTGTCCCAAATCCATCTTGAGCCCTCCATAAGGTCCATCGATCATCACCTGCACCCTCTTTCCCGGATGGTCtatgccttcttcatcggcATTCACCCCGCGTTCATTCTGAGCCTTGTTGGCCAAGAAactctccttttcctcgaGATCATCTCCAACTTCCAACGACTTGACGTCCCTTGCCAAATCATGTAATTTCTTGGTCCAATCTCCGGCAACTTTGGCGTAAAGGATGATGCCTCgaggagaagcagaaaAGGCGGTTGAAGGTGCGTTAGTGATGGTAAAGGGGTGAGACTCAAAGATGCCGGATCCGGAGAGGACGCGAAGGAGTACGTGTTGAGTGGGGAGCCAGCCTGCGTCACAGTCCGGAATGTGAATCTGGAAATCAGTGGTTTTAGCGGGTGCGTTAACCTGGGAAATAAATCAAAATGGACTAACCATAGTGAGTGTCTTGTCCACTGGCACGAGAGTGGCATCCTTGATGCGGTAACGCAGCATACGGACGACGAGGCTGAGTAGTAAATGTCAGTCGTGGGGGAGTGCtgatgaaaagaatgaGAACATCACTCACTCGTAGGCGTAGATGGCGACACAAGGCCATATCCAAGGTCTACTGTAAGGGGTATGATATGAGATAGCGGCGAAGAAGCCGACAAAGAACATGATGCTACCATCGGCGTTAGCACCTGAACCTTGAGCAGCCGCGGCGCGAAACAAACTCACTGAGCCATCCAGAATAGCTGATAACATTTTCTCCTGATAGGTTTCAAACTAGTGATGACCACCATACCCATCAATGCATATGCCAAGATACCCCTCTTGGACTTGGCAGCAGCGATTTGGTCATATTGATCGGTGACAACGAACTGATGGATCCACATTGCGCCATGAACGGTTGCCGAGAGGAATAATGTTCGTCCAGTCCATCGGTGCAGAAAGTTGTAGTGCTCATAAGACAAAGAAGGCACAAATATTGGGAGGGGAAGTGGGGATTTCagagaaaggagaacgATGAGTGGGAGTTGGGAAAGAGCGAGGAAGCCTACAAAAATTTCGACGATGCGGTCAGCGTTACGGCGACGGATAACATGCAGATATGGTCCTCACCAGGTCGATTAGAGTTTTGGGTCAAGCTTGCTCCGACGACAAAACAGGCGATCACGGCACCGGCATATCCCATCACCAAAACGATTTGGGAGACGGAAAGAGTAAAATAGGCTCTTCGGCAGCAATCTCCCACTTCTCCTTTCAGCCACGACAGGTCGGGCATTGGTAAAGTCCAAAGGGTGATGCTTTGGACTATGGCGCCGATGCCGGTGACCGCTCTGCCGATAAAAGTGCCCCGCCATTTATTTTGAGAGTGATTTCTCTTCGCATTGCCGTGAGAAGAATCCGACACGTTCTGAGATGGATCTAATGATTCACGAATGGCCAAGCCGGAATAGAGACGACCTATGCGGAAGTGGTGGATGATGTAGGGTAttgagaggagaagggaaaaggcgagGAAAGATGTCCAGATGATGGTGAACTTTTTCTGCCATTTGGGATCCTCTGTGTATGAGCTGCGGGATGTCAGTAGGGCGGCGTGGGTGGGCTGCGTGGGCGACGTACTTGTATATCTGGAGAGACGTCAGCTGGGCATGTTGGAGCGCGGTGTGCTTACCTGGTACTGtgtggggatggggatgtaTCTCCTGAGGTGCTCTGTCGAGGAGGACATGGCGGAAAGCGGGGCGGGAGATGAGTGAAAAGAGAAGCCGAGGTTCGCTTTATCTAGGGGCCGCAGGTCGGTGGAGGCCACGTGGATCCGGTGCCGACGGTGAATTGCCGCATATCAGATTGCGCCATTTTCAACTGTCGATATTTTTATACACCCATCCCCCATGCAGCCACATCCCCTCGCCGCATTCCTCGTAAACCTCACAGGCGTCACATACTTCATCGCCTGGTCGTACTCCTTCTATATACAGCTCGTCCACAACTTCAAGCGCAAAACGTGAGCACCGCCACCACTGCACTCCCTGACAACCACAGCACACATGGCCTCTCCCCAGACTTTGTATGGGTAAATCCGTTGGGATTCCTCGCACTCACCCTCTGGAACTGGGGCGCCTACTTCTCTCCTGTCGCACGAAAACAATACCAGGACAGACATCATGGCCATCTGCCTCAGGTCTCCACTTCCGAtctcgccttttccttgcaCGCCCTGATCATTTCGACCATCACTCTCGCCCAAGTCTTTTGGTATGGTTATTTCCGGCAGTTACTCACTGGACACAGCTCCTCGGATCAACACAGCGATGAGGCTTCTCCACTGATCTCTGACAGCGTCCACAATTCTGCCGCTGGCGATGACAGTGAATCGAGTAACCTGGTGATTTTTCATTCTCCGATCCGTCCATCTCCCGTTGCCCAACTTTTCCTAGGGGGCATTGTCATTTCCCCGTTTGTCTATGCGATCTTTGTCTGGACTGGCAAGGCCCAGTTCCTCGACTGGCTCTATTATGTTGGGAATATCAAGGTCGTCATCTCAGCAGTCAAGTATATACCGCAGGTCGTGCTCAATCATCGGATGAGAGCTGTGAATGGATTTGCGATAGGGGTCATCATCTGTGTAGGTTCCAAAGTAAATCTCTTGTGAAGAATTGCTCTGACTTTTCCGCAGGACATTATCGGCTCCGTCTTGAGCTTCTCCCAACTCGTCATTTCCTCCGTGTTCATCGATCACGACCCTTCAGGCATTATCGCCAACCCTGCCAAACTTGGCCTGGCTGGCTTATCCTTTACTTTCGACCTCGTATTCATTGCGCAAAAGTACTGGCTGTATAGGATCAAAaaggacgacgaggagaGGACATGAATGTATAGATCTTTAGACTTATTGATAGAGTTGTACATTTTCATTCTTATAGGGACCAAAGTGAGCATGTAGAACCTCTCCATCGCATGTCTATTCATGGAAATTCTCATCCTGATACTCGTTGCTTTTTCCACTCTTCGACCCTTAATCTCCGCTGccgctttttctcctcttcttgatcttcttccgtaGAAGGCTGCggttggggaggaggaaaggttCCTGACTCGCTCTCTTCCACAGGTAgcggtggcggtggtggtacTGTATCGTCTACGTctggtggcggcggcgggaTACCGTCGTCTTCTGGCGGAATAGAtggctcttcctcctctccactttcttcaCTATCACTTTCATATCCCCCCAACCCTCCTAgacctctctccttctcttctaaCCTTCTCttattctccttctcccctttAATATTCCCTTTTACCTTTTCCCATGCATTCCTCCACCTGCCCCTTAGAAACGCAAAGCGCTCGTCGGTAGAATGGTGGGTGAGAATGCGCATCtcgagaagggaaggattcggagaagaaaaaatggAGGTTGCAGTATGTGACATGAGTGTGCGGATCTGAGTCGGAGGCTGCAAATGTGAAAAGATTGGTCTTGTTAGAATAGTAATATATCATGGGGTATTATTTTTTGGGATTTCGTCGTCAATCACGCACCTCTTCGTCAGGatcccatctcccatctACATGCCCAGCCTTTTCGACCTTCCCAGCCTCCAgatcctctctttccctctccctcaacctctccTGCCTCAAAGCCTCCAtccactttttcttcttttcatttttgtaaacctcaatctcctctgGATCAGACAGGTACCAGATTTCTTCAGTATCAGAAGGAAGTGACCatgacgacgaggatgaggacagGGTAGGCGAAGGCGGGGAAACTAGGGAAGTTGTGTTTGGCAGTGAGGGCAAAAGATGTATTATATCATGTCTTGAGAGACGTCAGCAATTAATCATATCAAAAGGCCATATATAGATGACCGGCTGAAGACTGAGATGAGATACATTCGCATGGCCGACATATCAATGGATCAGATACGATATCCGAGCAATTGTATAGCGCAATTCCACAGTGTCATTTGCGCATATAGACATCAAAATATCATCCATTCCTGAAAAACTAGTAACCCACCTGTCTGCCCAGATCTCATAATCACCCTGCACCTCGCCCGCATACCTGATCAATCCTCCTGTTTCTGTCTGTGAGCTAGACTCTGGGCACGTCAGAGATGCCTCGTAAGAGTGGATGTACGCAGTAGATGGGTACTGCTGCTGTGTTGACCTGGCCGCAGGGGGGCGCTTCGGGGGACGAGGCATTTGGGACATGTagtggggaagagaagaagaataacAAGACAACGAATGATGGAGGCTTCTTCGACGATGATCCTGTTCGGCCATCGCCGCCTGTGTCAAGCGATAACCACACCATAATAAGATAAGACGAGCAAAACGATATATACAAACCAGTGTGTACATCAATTTAGCAGTAATGAGAACAGCCCCGTAATGCGCTTCAGAGAGATCATTATCACTCCCACGTGGGAAGCAATCGGCCCCTTCCCAAGGCAAGCCACACTCACTCCCATACAGACCATACGGCTCCCCTAATCCTCCCCACCCGTCTCACCACTGACATATCATCAACAGTGGAACGAGAGAGCTCCCCTTCCTAGGCTCACCATTAGCGGCGTACTCTACCTCATCAGCTGATCCGGATATAGAGTTTGCTCACAGGCCATATAGCCCAGAGGAGACTTGGCCCAGTGAACTTGGGAACGGCGGACGAGTGTCATGGTCCAGATTTGAAGCCAAGGGAGATTGGCTAGAAATCAGTTATCCGAATGTCAAGTAAGTGTCGTATTGTACATTTTGGGTTTGTGCCAGCGCTTATTCAATCTTCGCGTAGCTGGGATCAGCTGCGATCCGATCACGGATGGTCAGCTCTTCAGTACATGGTGCTGCTCCGGACTCGATTGACCATTCCCAAATCTGGTCACAAACGTCTCACACCTGTCCTTATCAACATGCTCCAACTTTCCGAGTTTGCTCTTGTTCGACAAGGTGCGGACCCTCATACTTCTGGTCCTGTTAGGTGGTATCAGGGCAATAGCTATGGTTTCGGCGGCCCGGCACCTGGCCTAGACAGCACTATCAAACCTGCAGCCGTCAGATTCGAGCGCTCGCTTCTCCTCGAGCCAGGGGTGTACATTATGCTTGCGAGAGCAGTGTATGACATACGCCAGTTTGGTGATCCTGGGCCCGGTAATCCGCCAATCATCAAGATGTCATCAGTCAATATGGTGCATGACACAGAAAAGCATGTCACCCAGCTTCCAGAGGAAATGGGAACTTTTCCCAGCGTGTTATCGGGATGGCTGATGGGAGAATGGGCATCTGTTGGGGTACGAGTACCTGAAGGTGCTTTGGAGACAACCGTCATAGATGTTAACAGCGCAAAAGTCATTTACAAGTCGAGGGATGCCGAACCTCTCGAGCGCGTGCTCGCCGTCGAAATCGTCTCAAACATCAGTATAGTCCCTGGGCAGACACGACTTATCCCGATGCGGATCAGACAACAGACCCCCCTATCTCTAGAAGCTCGAACTCTAAGCATCTCTATAGACTTTCAAAGTGGAGGACAAACCCGGGTTCTTCATTGGTCATTTCCACTTCACCATGTCACTTATGACAGTCATAATCTGACCACGAACAATCCGCACTTTTGGATAACTTGCGCCTCTCCTTCGCTTATTACCGACAGTCATCTCAACCATCTTCCTGCTCATGTATCCTCTGCCATGATCGTTCCTCCCAAGCATTCTGTTCGAcacgatgaagagaaacCTGTCATATTAGCTCTTCATGGGGCCGGAGTAGATGTCAAAAATTCTGAATGGGGTGAGAGGATGCCAGAAGTACCAGGTGTATGGGCGGTACTACCTATAGGTAAGAATGAATGGGGTGAGGATTGGCACGGAGGAAGCATGGAGGATGCTTGGGCGGCTAGGGCGGCTGTGGAGGTTCTACTCAGGAAAACCGGTATAGCATTGTCAGATAAAACTGTGTCAGTTTAGATATCACTAAAGTTGACCATTTGCTCATACCGATTGATCAGGATCATCGGCCATTCGAATGGAGGACAAGGCGCATGGCATCTTGCAGCTAGATATCCCGATCGAGTTGTTGGAGGTACGCAAAAAGTCAGCTTAATATTCACATCAAATAACGCTGAATGCGGACTTGTACAGTTGTGGCAGCCTCTGGGTGGCTCACTATGCAACACTACGTTCCGTACACAGATTAGTGAGCTATAAAAAATAGGTTCCGTCAAGGGGATGATCAAAGCTGACCATCTTGATTGAACTAGCACTTCGAATCGCTATGCTGACCCGGCGCTGATGGGTATTTTGCactcttctcttgctccttATCACAATGAcctccattcttccaacCTTTCTGATATCCCCATCCTTGCGATACATGGGGCAGATGACGATAACGTACCTCCACGGCACTCTCGTGCTCATGCCGCATTAGTATCTTCGTGGGCAGGTGAAAAGGACAGTTTGATTAAGGTGTTGGAGATTCCAAAAAGAGGACACTGGTGGGACGATGTTCTCAGCTCATCAGACGTTGTCGACTTCATTCAAAAGCTTCCACCTCGTCAAAGCTGGGACGAGCAACGTAAAAAGGGTTACACCCTTACCACGGCTAACCCACAAGAATGCGGTGGAAGAGCTGGTATACGCATTGTGGAGCTGGATACCCCTGGAAGGTTAGTGTGGCCACATCGACGCAGAGATCATCCCGCTCATGCTGTTGTCTAGACTAGCACGTCTGGATGTGAACGCCAGGCAATGGAAGTCGAATCAAACCGCGGAAACGCTTGATATTCGAGGTATGAACGTTCGACGGATCGAAATAAAATCTTTGCAATCATCTCAACATTTTCAAACATACGTCAGATGTCGTCCGTATGGCTTTTCTCCTGTCAACAACTCCATATTAGGTCCCTTGGCCCCTGCGAGAGCCTATGGTCCCATGATCCGgattctctcttcccccgcCTCATTCCATCTAATCATCCCATCGTCTGGCGAAGCCCAGCCGCACCACCTATCCATTGCCAAGCGGATTGCTCACGATCTCTATGTCTACCACAAAGCAGATTGCGAGATTATTGCCGACCAAGAAGGATTGGAACGTGTGGCGGAAGGACAGATAGGGCCAGGTAGCATCATTGTTATTGGCAGACCGGAGAACAATCGGTATACAGAGTGGATGGCCGCAGAAGGAAAGATCCCGAGTGAGAGATGATGGTTTTGTGTCCCCATTAATTAAACAAAGTTGACATTGCAACTGTAGTCCAGTTTCCGACCAAAGGCGTTATGGTTATCAGCAAAGACAAAGTAGTGTCTGATAGAGGCGCAGGTACGTATGGCCGTTCTTCTTGACGTTGTAAATTGAACTCAGCTTGGTTATTAAAAGGTTTCATCGCGCTTCACCCTCATCCTACCCATTCCGGATCACTGTCCTTGCTCATAGCAGGAAATGATGAATTAGGATTGGAACTTGCAACTCGGCTATTTCCTACTCGCACTGGAGTTCCTGCAAGTCCCATTTGTTAATGAGAAATAGACAAGCCGCTGATCTGAATCAGTTACCTGACTGGGCCATGGTTTGTCCCAGGTCCAGATGGCAGGGTGCCAACGGATTGATAGGGGCAGGGTAAGTACAAATCCCTGTATTGAAATCTCGGCTGTTAAAACTTTTTTCCAGGTTCTGGGGCGGTGAATGGGAATATAATGAGGCCATGTCCTGGATGGACAGATAGAATAGAGTAGAGATCCAAGTCCTCCAACACAGGAATCGTATGaagctcttcttgttcaTTTCCAATGATGAAAATAATGCATATGATGAAAACAATGCATCAGTGTAATACTACGGCGATATATTTACAACACCTAAGAAACAAGAAATGATTTGAATGCAATGCTCGAATCCTAAGGAGCTACACCACCCCTTTCCCTGAccttgacttcttcattctgTCGATTATTGAGTACCATCTACCTGTCTAAGTAGCATCTCAATCTCTGGCCCTCCTTCATTGAAAATCCCATCAAAGGAATCAAAACTCCTGTCACCCTCAGgttcatcctctccaacaTCAAAATTTGTAAAGCCGGAGGGATTGGAAGCCAACTTTTTGGCGGACCGTGTCTGAGGCCCCGAGGAATTGGGACGCGTGGGAGTGGCTCTGCTAGATGAACCCGAAACAGTAGTACGAATTGACGGTGTGGTAGGCACTCTGCTACATGCCCTGTCACGAGCCGGTGTCTGGGGAATAGCAGGCCTTGCAGATTCTATCAGTCTAGGACTTGACCTGATGCCTTGCCGTGGCTCAAGAAAAGGTGTTTTGAAGGTTTTGAGGGTCGAAATACGGGGAGGTGGTATCTTTGACGGTTTGTTTTGTGAACCCAGCCCAATCCGCGGAGCAGCACCAGGTTTTACAGGAGACAGAGGGCTACGAATGGATGAgatagaggaagaatgtgaCATCCTCCTGTCGAATGATGTATGATGTGTGGGAGCACAGATGAATGAGATGTCTGTCGCAGATGAATTATGGGACAAaattgaggatgatgaatcGCCACGCATTTTTGCACTGGTGGACAGCTCAGCATGCTTCTGCAAAGGCACATCGCCATTCTTGGCTTTCTTATCTTGCAGCG harbors:
- a CDS encoding hypothetical protein (Similar to gi|16944475|emb|CAC28641.2| related to CTNS protein [Neurospora crassa], FASTA scores: opt: 518, E(): 3e-28, (36.531% identity (65.314% similar) in 271 aa overlap (7-269:4-262)); HMMPfam hit to PQ-loop, PQ loop repeat, score: 45.5, E(): 1.5e-10), with the protein product MQPHPLAAFLVNLTGVTYFIAWSYSFYIQLVHNFKRKTTHGLSPDFVWVNPLGFLALTLWNWGAYFSPVARKQYQDRHHGHLPQVSTSDLAFSLHALIISTITLAQVFCDEASPLISDSVHNSAAGDDSESSNLVIFHSPIRPSPVAQLFLGGIVISPFVYAIFVWTGKAQFLDWLYYVGNIKVVISAVKYIPQVVLNHRMRAVNGFAIGVIICDIIGSVLSFSQLVISSVFIDHDPSGIIANPAKLGLAGLSFTFDLVFIAQKYWLYRIKKDDEERT
- a CDS encoding hypothetical protein (HMMPfam hit to Ferric_reduct, Ferric reductase like transmembrane component, score: 150.1, E(): 4.9e-42) — protein: MSSSTEHLRRYIPIPTQYQIYNSYTEDPKWQKKFTIIWTSFLAFSLLLSIPYIIHHFRIGRLYSGLAIRESLDPSQNVSDSSHGNAKRNHSQNKWRGTFIGRAVTGIGAIVQSITLWTLPMPDLSWLKGEVGDCCRRAYFTLSVSQIVLVMGYAGAVIACFVVGASLTQNSNRPGFLALSQLPLIVLLSLKSPLPLPIFVPSLSYEHYNFLHRWTGRTLFLSATVHGAMWIHQFVVTDQYDQIAAAKSKRGILAYALMGMVVITSLKPIRRKCYQLFWMAHIMFFVGFFAAISYHTPYSRPWIWPCVAIYAYDLVVRMLRYRIKDATLVPVDKTLTMIHIPDCDAGWLPTQHVLLRVLSGSGIFESHPFTITNAPSTAFSASPRGIILYAKVAGDWTKKLHDLARDVKSLEVGDDLEEKESFLANKAQNERGVNADEEGIDHPGKRVQVMIDGPYGGLKMDLGQYESVLLVGGGSGITFILGSIEEALRVREKGRGPAKVDVAWIVKDLCTIEALAPSLLHLYTLAQRLRLTLTYNLYLTDPPHPLPSTPSLLPASTTLSPYRPEVAQLVRESLPLPLTKAQETLLEQGRELITGDDDGHQTQHHGEGRGHAGGLAVVACGPEGIVMEAKSAVAGLGIAERVRCGGVGFHGECYLL
- a CDS encoding hypothetical protein (Match to ESTs gb|CF186531.1|CF186531, gb|CF187519.1|CF187519, gb|CF186108.1|CF186108); its protein translation is MRFREIIITPTGTRELPFLGSPLAAYSTSSADPDIEFAHRPYSPEETWPSELGNGGRVSWSRFEAKGDWLEISYPNVNWDQLRSDHGWSALQYMVLLRTRLTIPKSGHKRLTPVLINMLQLSEFALVRQGADPHTSGPVRWYQGNSYGFGGPAPGLDSTIKPAAVRFERSLLLEPGVYIMLARAVYDIRQFGDPGPGNPPIIKMSSVNMVHDTEKHVTQLPEEMGTFPSVLSGWLMGEWASVGVRVPEGALETTVIDVNSAKVIYKSRDAEPLERVLAVEIVSNISIVPGQTRLIPMRIRQQTPLSLEARTLSISIDFQSGGQTRVLHWSFPLHHVTYDSHNLTTNNPHFWITCASPSLITDSHLNHLPAHVSSAMIVPPKHSVRHDEEKPVILALHGAGVDVKNSEWGERMPEVPGVWAVLPIGKNEWGEDWHGGSMEDAWAARAAVEVLLRKTGIALSDKTVIIGHSNGGQGAWHLAARYPDRVVGVVAASGWLTMQHYVPYTDYTSNRYADPALMGILHSSLAPYHNDLHSSNLSDIPILAIHGADDDNVPPRHSRAHAALVSSWAGEKDSLIKVLEIPKRGHWWDDVLSSSDVVDFIQKLPPRQSWDEQRKKGYTLTTANPQECGGRAGIRIVELDTPGRLARLDVNARQWKSNQTAETLDIRGMNVRRIEIKSLQSSQHFQTYVRCRPYGFSPVNNSILGPLAPARAYGPMIRILSSPASFHLIIPSSGEAQPHHLSIAKRIAHDLYVYHKADCEIIADQEGLERVAEGQIGPGSIIVIGRPENNRYTEWMAAEGKIPIQFPTKGVMVISKDKVVSDRGAGFIALHPHPTHSGSLSLLIAGNDELGLELATRLFPTRTGLPDWAMVCPRSRWQGANGLIGAGFWGGEWEYNEAMSWMDR